A region of Silurus meridionalis isolate SWU-2019-XX chromosome 17, ASM1480568v1, whole genome shotgun sequence DNA encodes the following proteins:
- the tbc1d25 gene encoding TBC1 domain family member 25 isoform X1, translating into MSAEEEERGVVRVKVKKFEGLQPVEFRSFAVDPQITSLEVLQHILIRAFELNGRRNFGISYLSRDRLGAEVYLSLLSDWDLDAAFVSAAKPHLQLKMEIKPSEDSPVLEDWDIISPKDVIGSDQLQGEKRSLTSTALPFTQSLLSQVTDDVPHPVSQLFYQPVSAAFSQMGRTLSRVQQALSWSYGEEVKPFKPPLSDAEFHSYLNGQGQLSRPEELRLRIYHGGVEPSLRKVVWRYLLNVYPDGLTGQERMDYMKRKTREYDQLKSEWASRVSPEDLEFIRGNVLKDVLRTDRAHPYYAGSEDSPHLTALTNLLTTFAITHPQVSYCQGMSDIASPILAVMDNEAHAFICFCGIMKRLEGNFRPDGQLMSIKFQHLKLLLQYSDPEFYTYLVSKGADDLFFCYRWLLLELKREFAFDDALRMLEVTWSSLPPDPPETEVELLGLPFEEDESPNHEGSCPNSENEKLEKEQTEQRRRHMLRPSREEADGERSFSLDAESREEKPSSSEDKGVYGGNCVAKTEGSATPLEKQSSFGEFKYYSARNEDSFEAKENESSDPTISSVMFQSTHSLPLAVRQSTDDSEDDPGERQPLISEKDQLSPSQTEKKSSLSGQTDSPLPPTLLSWKNGPQFSATSPLMTSWRAICSDVPGSKSIPSVGSAVSPDKVLGRFMSSAAVSNGTGVHSPSTPTGKSALSSPSMGNNRSLLSSPVLSFAKSPSQPKPFSSNLSSPCKLSGTGANTPTTGKPDPGSIKPCSLPPPQEFGKGNPFMLFLCLSILLEHRDHIIKNSLDYNELAMHFDRLVRKHNLSRILQRAKALFADYLQSEVWDSEEGDEVSLDSPTTAASSPQTLTKNSFSNLQPSMASSPNSTYNLASTIPSPTTPNDLSPSSYR; encoded by the exons ATGTCGGccgaggaggaggagaggggagTAGTTCGAGTCAAAGTCAAG aaATTTGAAGGATTGCAGCCAGTGGAATTCCGCTCTTTTGCTGTAGATCCACAGATCACATCACTGGAGGTGCTGCAGCACATCCTGATACGAGCCTTTGAGCTCAATGG GAGGCGTAATTTTGGCATTAGTTACCTTTCCCGGGATCGCCTTGGTGCAGAGGTCTacctctctctcctgtctgatTGGGATTTAGATGCTGCATTTGTCAGTGCAGCTAAGCCTCACCTCCAGCTAAAGATGGAAATCAAACCTTCAGAAGACA GTCCAGTGCTTGAGGACTGGGACATCATAAGCCCGAAGGATGTGATTGGCTCGGACCAGCTACAGGGAGAGAAGAGGTCGCTAACATCCACAGCTCTTCCCTTCACCCAGTCCCTGCTGTCCCAGGTTACTGATGATGTTCCTCACCCAGTCAGCCAGCTGTTTTACCAGCCAGTCTCTGCTGCGTTCAGTCAG ATGGGTCGGACACTGTCTAGGGTCCagcaggcattaagctggtcaTATGGGGAGGAGGTGAAACCATTCAAGCCTCCACTTAGTGATGCAGAATTTCACAGTTATCTGAACGGCCAGGGTCAGCTGTCACGGCCAGAAGAGCTGCGACTCCGTATTTATCATGGTGGGGTTGAGCCATCCCTGCGCAAG GTAGTGTGGCGTTACCTTTTAAATGTGTACCCTGATGGCCTGACAGGGCAGGAACGGatggattacatgaagagaaaAACGAGAGAATATGACCAGCTAAAAAGTGAGTGGGCATCCAGGGTAAGCCCAGAGGATCTGGAGTTCATCCgaggaaatgttttaaaagacgtGCTTCGAACAGACCGAGCCCATCCGTATTACGCCGGTTCAGAGGACAGTCCACATTTGACCGCACTGACCAACCTCCTAACCACTTTTGCCATCACACACCCGCAG GTGTCTTATTGTCAAGGTATGAGTGATATTGCCTCTCCGATCCTTGCGGTCATGGACAATGAAGCACATGCGTTTATTTGCTTCTGTGGTATAATGAAGCGCCTAGAAGGCAACTTCCGCCCTGACGGCCAACTAATGTCTATTAAATTCCAACACCTTAAGTTGCTCTTGCAATACTCAGATCCTGAATTTTACACCTACCTAGTCTCCAAAGGTGCTGACGACCTCTTTTTTTGTTACCGCTGGCTGCTTCTCGAGCTAAAGCGGGAGTTCGCTTTTGATGATGCACTTAGGATGTTGGAGGTGACGTGGAGCTCTCTGCCTCCAGACCCACCGGAGACAGAGGTCGAGCTTCTTGGGCTACCGTTTGAAGAAGACGAGTCCCCGAATCATGAAGGCAGTTGCCCAAACTCAGAGAATGAAAAGCTGGAAAAAGAACAGACAGAGCAGCGTCGGCGACACATGCTGAGGCCGTCCCGAGAAGAGGCAGACGGGGAACGTAGTTTTAGCTTAGATGCAGAGAGTAGGGAAGAGAAGCCATCTAGTAGCGAGGACAAAGGAGTTTATGGTGGGAATTGTGTGGCGAAAACAGAAGGCTCAGCAACTCCTTTGGAGAAACAATCCAGTTTTGGAGAATTTAAGTACTACAGTGCACGAAACGAAGACAGTTTTGAAGCTAAAGAAAATGAATCATCAGATCCCACAATATCTTCAGTAATGTTTCAATCCACACATTCATTACCTCTGGCTGTCCGTCAATCCACAGACGACAGTGAGGATGATCCAGGTGAGAGGCAGCCTTTGATAAGCGAGAAAGACCAACTATCACCTTCTCAGACTGAGAAGAAAAGCTCTCTCAGTGGGCAAACAGATTCTCCCCTTCCTCCAACTTTACTGTCTTGGAAAAATGGCCCTCAGTTTTCTGCAACATCTCCTTTAATGACCAGCTGGAGGGCAATATGTTCTGATGTTCCAGGATCAAAGTCCATCCCCTCAGTGGGTAGTGCTGTATCTCCTGATAAGGTTTTGGGGAGATTTATGTCTTCAGCTGCTGTGTCTAATGGAACTGGTGTGCACTCACCATCAACCCCTACAGGGAAGTCGGCACTTTCCTCCCCATCCATGGGCAACAACCGCTCACTGCTGTCCTCCCCTGTGTTATCCTTTGCTAAATCTCCATCACAACCAAAACCATTCTCCAGCAACCTTTCATCCCCATGCAAACTTTCAGGAACTGGTGCGAATACTCCAACTACAGGTAAACCTGACCCTGGTAGTATTAAACCCTGttcccttcctcctcctcaagAGTTTGGGAAAGGAAATCCTTTCATGCTGTTCTTGTGCCTCTCCATCCTGTTGGAGCATCGTGaccatataattaaaaatagtttAGATTATAATGAGCTAGCCATGCATTTTGATCGCTTGGTCCGAAAGCACAACCTTAGTCGTATTCTTCAGCGTGCAAAGGCCCTGTTTGCTGATTACCTCCAGAGTGAAGTGTGGGACTCTGAGGAAGGTGATGAGGTCAGTTTAGACTCGCCAACCACAGCTGCCTCCTCACCACAAACACTCacaaaaaacagtttttctAACCTGCAGCCCTCAATGGCCTCCTCTCCGAACTCTACATATAATCTGGCCTCTACGATTCCTTCCCCTACCACCCCTAATGATCTCTCTCCCTCATCCTACAGATGA
- the tbc1d25 gene encoding TBC1 domain family member 25 isoform X2, protein MSAEEEERGVVRVKVKKFEGLQPVEFRSFAVDPQITSLEVLQHILIRAFELNGRRNFGISYLSRDRLGAEVYLSLLSDWDLDAAFVSAAKPHLQLKMEIKPSEDSPVLEDWDIISPKDVIGSDQLQGEKRSLTSTALPFTQSLLSQMGRTLSRVQQALSWSYGEEVKPFKPPLSDAEFHSYLNGQGQLSRPEELRLRIYHGGVEPSLRKVVWRYLLNVYPDGLTGQERMDYMKRKTREYDQLKSEWASRVSPEDLEFIRGNVLKDVLRTDRAHPYYAGSEDSPHLTALTNLLTTFAITHPQVSYCQGMSDIASPILAVMDNEAHAFICFCGIMKRLEGNFRPDGQLMSIKFQHLKLLLQYSDPEFYTYLVSKGADDLFFCYRWLLLELKREFAFDDALRMLEVTWSSLPPDPPETEVELLGLPFEEDESPNHEGSCPNSENEKLEKEQTEQRRRHMLRPSREEADGERSFSLDAESREEKPSSSEDKGVYGGNCVAKTEGSATPLEKQSSFGEFKYYSARNEDSFEAKENESSDPTISSVMFQSTHSLPLAVRQSTDDSEDDPGERQPLISEKDQLSPSQTEKKSSLSGQTDSPLPPTLLSWKNGPQFSATSPLMTSWRAICSDVPGSKSIPSVGSAVSPDKVLGRFMSSAAVSNGTGVHSPSTPTGKSALSSPSMGNNRSLLSSPVLSFAKSPSQPKPFSSNLSSPCKLSGTGANTPTTGKPDPGSIKPCSLPPPQEFGKGNPFMLFLCLSILLEHRDHIIKNSLDYNELAMHFDRLVRKHNLSRILQRAKALFADYLQSEVWDSEEGDEVSLDSPTTAASSPQTLTKNSFSNLQPSMASSPNSTYNLASTIPSPTTPNDLSPSSYR, encoded by the exons ATGTCGGccgaggaggaggagaggggagTAGTTCGAGTCAAAGTCAAG aaATTTGAAGGATTGCAGCCAGTGGAATTCCGCTCTTTTGCTGTAGATCCACAGATCACATCACTGGAGGTGCTGCAGCACATCCTGATACGAGCCTTTGAGCTCAATGG GAGGCGTAATTTTGGCATTAGTTACCTTTCCCGGGATCGCCTTGGTGCAGAGGTCTacctctctctcctgtctgatTGGGATTTAGATGCTGCATTTGTCAGTGCAGCTAAGCCTCACCTCCAGCTAAAGATGGAAATCAAACCTTCAGAAGACA GTCCAGTGCTTGAGGACTGGGACATCATAAGCCCGAAGGATGTGATTGGCTCGGACCAGCTACAGGGAGAGAAGAGGTCGCTAACATCCACAGCTCTTCCCTTCACCCAGTCCCTGCTGTCCCAG ATGGGTCGGACACTGTCTAGGGTCCagcaggcattaagctggtcaTATGGGGAGGAGGTGAAACCATTCAAGCCTCCACTTAGTGATGCAGAATTTCACAGTTATCTGAACGGCCAGGGTCAGCTGTCACGGCCAGAAGAGCTGCGACTCCGTATTTATCATGGTGGGGTTGAGCCATCCCTGCGCAAG GTAGTGTGGCGTTACCTTTTAAATGTGTACCCTGATGGCCTGACAGGGCAGGAACGGatggattacatgaagagaaaAACGAGAGAATATGACCAGCTAAAAAGTGAGTGGGCATCCAGGGTAAGCCCAGAGGATCTGGAGTTCATCCgaggaaatgttttaaaagacgtGCTTCGAACAGACCGAGCCCATCCGTATTACGCCGGTTCAGAGGACAGTCCACATTTGACCGCACTGACCAACCTCCTAACCACTTTTGCCATCACACACCCGCAG GTGTCTTATTGTCAAGGTATGAGTGATATTGCCTCTCCGATCCTTGCGGTCATGGACAATGAAGCACATGCGTTTATTTGCTTCTGTGGTATAATGAAGCGCCTAGAAGGCAACTTCCGCCCTGACGGCCAACTAATGTCTATTAAATTCCAACACCTTAAGTTGCTCTTGCAATACTCAGATCCTGAATTTTACACCTACCTAGTCTCCAAAGGTGCTGACGACCTCTTTTTTTGTTACCGCTGGCTGCTTCTCGAGCTAAAGCGGGAGTTCGCTTTTGATGATGCACTTAGGATGTTGGAGGTGACGTGGAGCTCTCTGCCTCCAGACCCACCGGAGACAGAGGTCGAGCTTCTTGGGCTACCGTTTGAAGAAGACGAGTCCCCGAATCATGAAGGCAGTTGCCCAAACTCAGAGAATGAAAAGCTGGAAAAAGAACAGACAGAGCAGCGTCGGCGACACATGCTGAGGCCGTCCCGAGAAGAGGCAGACGGGGAACGTAGTTTTAGCTTAGATGCAGAGAGTAGGGAAGAGAAGCCATCTAGTAGCGAGGACAAAGGAGTTTATGGTGGGAATTGTGTGGCGAAAACAGAAGGCTCAGCAACTCCTTTGGAGAAACAATCCAGTTTTGGAGAATTTAAGTACTACAGTGCACGAAACGAAGACAGTTTTGAAGCTAAAGAAAATGAATCATCAGATCCCACAATATCTTCAGTAATGTTTCAATCCACACATTCATTACCTCTGGCTGTCCGTCAATCCACAGACGACAGTGAGGATGATCCAGGTGAGAGGCAGCCTTTGATAAGCGAGAAAGACCAACTATCACCTTCTCAGACTGAGAAGAAAAGCTCTCTCAGTGGGCAAACAGATTCTCCCCTTCCTCCAACTTTACTGTCTTGGAAAAATGGCCCTCAGTTTTCTGCAACATCTCCTTTAATGACCAGCTGGAGGGCAATATGTTCTGATGTTCCAGGATCAAAGTCCATCCCCTCAGTGGGTAGTGCTGTATCTCCTGATAAGGTTTTGGGGAGATTTATGTCTTCAGCTGCTGTGTCTAATGGAACTGGTGTGCACTCACCATCAACCCCTACAGGGAAGTCGGCACTTTCCTCCCCATCCATGGGCAACAACCGCTCACTGCTGTCCTCCCCTGTGTTATCCTTTGCTAAATCTCCATCACAACCAAAACCATTCTCCAGCAACCTTTCATCCCCATGCAAACTTTCAGGAACTGGTGCGAATACTCCAACTACAGGTAAACCTGACCCTGGTAGTATTAAACCCTGttcccttcctcctcctcaagAGTTTGGGAAAGGAAATCCTTTCATGCTGTTCTTGTGCCTCTCCATCCTGTTGGAGCATCGTGaccatataattaaaaatagtttAGATTATAATGAGCTAGCCATGCATTTTGATCGCTTGGTCCGAAAGCACAACCTTAGTCGTATTCTTCAGCGTGCAAAGGCCCTGTTTGCTGATTACCTCCAGAGTGAAGTGTGGGACTCTGAGGAAGGTGATGAGGTCAGTTTAGACTCGCCAACCACAGCTGCCTCCTCACCACAAACACTCacaaaaaacagtttttctAACCTGCAGCCCTCAATGGCCTCCTCTCCGAACTCTACATATAATCTGGCCTCTACGATTCCTTCCCCTACCACCCCTAATGATCTCTCTCCCTCATCCTACAGATGA
- the tbc1d25 gene encoding TBC1 domain family member 25 isoform X3, giving the protein MGLLLTDLQNWGGIQHQMRRNFGISYLSRDRLGAEVYLSLLSDWDLDAAFVSAAKPHLQLKMEIKPSEDSPVLEDWDIISPKDVIGSDQLQGEKRSLTSTALPFTQSLLSQVTDDVPHPVSQLFYQPVSAAFSQMGRTLSRVQQALSWSYGEEVKPFKPPLSDAEFHSYLNGQGQLSRPEELRLRIYHGGVEPSLRKVVWRYLLNVYPDGLTGQERMDYMKRKTREYDQLKSEWASRVSPEDLEFIRGNVLKDVLRTDRAHPYYAGSEDSPHLTALTNLLTTFAITHPQVSYCQGMSDIASPILAVMDNEAHAFICFCGIMKRLEGNFRPDGQLMSIKFQHLKLLLQYSDPEFYTYLVSKGADDLFFCYRWLLLELKREFAFDDALRMLEVTWSSLPPDPPETEVELLGLPFEEDESPNHEGSCPNSENEKLEKEQTEQRRRHMLRPSREEADGERSFSLDAESREEKPSSSEDKGVYGGNCVAKTEGSATPLEKQSSFGEFKYYSARNEDSFEAKENESSDPTISSVMFQSTHSLPLAVRQSTDDSEDDPGERQPLISEKDQLSPSQTEKKSSLSGQTDSPLPPTLLSWKNGPQFSATSPLMTSWRAICSDVPGSKSIPSVGSAVSPDKVLGRFMSSAAVSNGTGVHSPSTPTGKSALSSPSMGNNRSLLSSPVLSFAKSPSQPKPFSSNLSSPCKLSGTGANTPTTGKPDPGSIKPCSLPPPQEFGKGNPFMLFLCLSILLEHRDHIIKNSLDYNELAMHFDRLVRKHNLSRILQRAKALFADYLQSEVWDSEEGDEVSLDSPTTAASSPQTLTKNSFSNLQPSMASSPNSTYNLASTIPSPTTPNDLSPSSYR; this is encoded by the exons ATGG GTTTACTGCTTACAGATTTACAGAACTGGGGAGGAATTCAGcatcaaat GAGGCGTAATTTTGGCATTAGTTACCTTTCCCGGGATCGCCTTGGTGCAGAGGTCTacctctctctcctgtctgatTGGGATTTAGATGCTGCATTTGTCAGTGCAGCTAAGCCTCACCTCCAGCTAAAGATGGAAATCAAACCTTCAGAAGACA GTCCAGTGCTTGAGGACTGGGACATCATAAGCCCGAAGGATGTGATTGGCTCGGACCAGCTACAGGGAGAGAAGAGGTCGCTAACATCCACAGCTCTTCCCTTCACCCAGTCCCTGCTGTCCCAGGTTACTGATGATGTTCCTCACCCAGTCAGCCAGCTGTTTTACCAGCCAGTCTCTGCTGCGTTCAGTCAG ATGGGTCGGACACTGTCTAGGGTCCagcaggcattaagctggtcaTATGGGGAGGAGGTGAAACCATTCAAGCCTCCACTTAGTGATGCAGAATTTCACAGTTATCTGAACGGCCAGGGTCAGCTGTCACGGCCAGAAGAGCTGCGACTCCGTATTTATCATGGTGGGGTTGAGCCATCCCTGCGCAAG GTAGTGTGGCGTTACCTTTTAAATGTGTACCCTGATGGCCTGACAGGGCAGGAACGGatggattacatgaagagaaaAACGAGAGAATATGACCAGCTAAAAAGTGAGTGGGCATCCAGGGTAAGCCCAGAGGATCTGGAGTTCATCCgaggaaatgttttaaaagacgtGCTTCGAACAGACCGAGCCCATCCGTATTACGCCGGTTCAGAGGACAGTCCACATTTGACCGCACTGACCAACCTCCTAACCACTTTTGCCATCACACACCCGCAG GTGTCTTATTGTCAAGGTATGAGTGATATTGCCTCTCCGATCCTTGCGGTCATGGACAATGAAGCACATGCGTTTATTTGCTTCTGTGGTATAATGAAGCGCCTAGAAGGCAACTTCCGCCCTGACGGCCAACTAATGTCTATTAAATTCCAACACCTTAAGTTGCTCTTGCAATACTCAGATCCTGAATTTTACACCTACCTAGTCTCCAAAGGTGCTGACGACCTCTTTTTTTGTTACCGCTGGCTGCTTCTCGAGCTAAAGCGGGAGTTCGCTTTTGATGATGCACTTAGGATGTTGGAGGTGACGTGGAGCTCTCTGCCTCCAGACCCACCGGAGACAGAGGTCGAGCTTCTTGGGCTACCGTTTGAAGAAGACGAGTCCCCGAATCATGAAGGCAGTTGCCCAAACTCAGAGAATGAAAAGCTGGAAAAAGAACAGACAGAGCAGCGTCGGCGACACATGCTGAGGCCGTCCCGAGAAGAGGCAGACGGGGAACGTAGTTTTAGCTTAGATGCAGAGAGTAGGGAAGAGAAGCCATCTAGTAGCGAGGACAAAGGAGTTTATGGTGGGAATTGTGTGGCGAAAACAGAAGGCTCAGCAACTCCTTTGGAGAAACAATCCAGTTTTGGAGAATTTAAGTACTACAGTGCACGAAACGAAGACAGTTTTGAAGCTAAAGAAAATGAATCATCAGATCCCACAATATCTTCAGTAATGTTTCAATCCACACATTCATTACCTCTGGCTGTCCGTCAATCCACAGACGACAGTGAGGATGATCCAGGTGAGAGGCAGCCTTTGATAAGCGAGAAAGACCAACTATCACCTTCTCAGACTGAGAAGAAAAGCTCTCTCAGTGGGCAAACAGATTCTCCCCTTCCTCCAACTTTACTGTCTTGGAAAAATGGCCCTCAGTTTTCTGCAACATCTCCTTTAATGACCAGCTGGAGGGCAATATGTTCTGATGTTCCAGGATCAAAGTCCATCCCCTCAGTGGGTAGTGCTGTATCTCCTGATAAGGTTTTGGGGAGATTTATGTCTTCAGCTGCTGTGTCTAATGGAACTGGTGTGCACTCACCATCAACCCCTACAGGGAAGTCGGCACTTTCCTCCCCATCCATGGGCAACAACCGCTCACTGCTGTCCTCCCCTGTGTTATCCTTTGCTAAATCTCCATCACAACCAAAACCATTCTCCAGCAACCTTTCATCCCCATGCAAACTTTCAGGAACTGGTGCGAATACTCCAACTACAGGTAAACCTGACCCTGGTAGTATTAAACCCTGttcccttcctcctcctcaagAGTTTGGGAAAGGAAATCCTTTCATGCTGTTCTTGTGCCTCTCCATCCTGTTGGAGCATCGTGaccatataattaaaaatagtttAGATTATAATGAGCTAGCCATGCATTTTGATCGCTTGGTCCGAAAGCACAACCTTAGTCGTATTCTTCAGCGTGCAAAGGCCCTGTTTGCTGATTACCTCCAGAGTGAAGTGTGGGACTCTGAGGAAGGTGATGAGGTCAGTTTAGACTCGCCAACCACAGCTGCCTCCTCACCACAAACACTCacaaaaaacagtttttctAACCTGCAGCCCTCAATGGCCTCCTCTCCGAACTCTACATATAATCTGGCCTCTACGATTCCTTCCCCTACCACCCCTAATGATCTCTCTCCCTCATCCTACAGATGA
- the tbc1d25 gene encoding TBC1 domain family member 25 isoform X4: MRRNFGISYLSRDRLGAEVYLSLLSDWDLDAAFVSAAKPHLQLKMEIKPSEDSPVLEDWDIISPKDVIGSDQLQGEKRSLTSTALPFTQSLLSQVTDDVPHPVSQLFYQPVSAAFSQMGRTLSRVQQALSWSYGEEVKPFKPPLSDAEFHSYLNGQGQLSRPEELRLRIYHGGVEPSLRKVVWRYLLNVYPDGLTGQERMDYMKRKTREYDQLKSEWASRVSPEDLEFIRGNVLKDVLRTDRAHPYYAGSEDSPHLTALTNLLTTFAITHPQVSYCQGMSDIASPILAVMDNEAHAFICFCGIMKRLEGNFRPDGQLMSIKFQHLKLLLQYSDPEFYTYLVSKGADDLFFCYRWLLLELKREFAFDDALRMLEVTWSSLPPDPPETEVELLGLPFEEDESPNHEGSCPNSENEKLEKEQTEQRRRHMLRPSREEADGERSFSLDAESREEKPSSSEDKGVYGGNCVAKTEGSATPLEKQSSFGEFKYYSARNEDSFEAKENESSDPTISSVMFQSTHSLPLAVRQSTDDSEDDPGERQPLISEKDQLSPSQTEKKSSLSGQTDSPLPPTLLSWKNGPQFSATSPLMTSWRAICSDVPGSKSIPSVGSAVSPDKVLGRFMSSAAVSNGTGVHSPSTPTGKSALSSPSMGNNRSLLSSPVLSFAKSPSQPKPFSSNLSSPCKLSGTGANTPTTGKPDPGSIKPCSLPPPQEFGKGNPFMLFLCLSILLEHRDHIIKNSLDYNELAMHFDRLVRKHNLSRILQRAKALFADYLQSEVWDSEEGDEVSLDSPTTAASSPQTLTKNSFSNLQPSMASSPNSTYNLASTIPSPTTPNDLSPSSYR; this comes from the exons at GAGGCGTAATTTTGGCATTAGTTACCTTTCCCGGGATCGCCTTGGTGCAGAGGTCTacctctctctcctgtctgatTGGGATTTAGATGCTGCATTTGTCAGTGCAGCTAAGCCTCACCTCCAGCTAAAGATGGAAATCAAACCTTCAGAAGACA GTCCAGTGCTTGAGGACTGGGACATCATAAGCCCGAAGGATGTGATTGGCTCGGACCAGCTACAGGGAGAGAAGAGGTCGCTAACATCCACAGCTCTTCCCTTCACCCAGTCCCTGCTGTCCCAGGTTACTGATGATGTTCCTCACCCAGTCAGCCAGCTGTTTTACCAGCCAGTCTCTGCTGCGTTCAGTCAG ATGGGTCGGACACTGTCTAGGGTCCagcaggcattaagctggtcaTATGGGGAGGAGGTGAAACCATTCAAGCCTCCACTTAGTGATGCAGAATTTCACAGTTATCTGAACGGCCAGGGTCAGCTGTCACGGCCAGAAGAGCTGCGACTCCGTATTTATCATGGTGGGGTTGAGCCATCCCTGCGCAAG GTAGTGTGGCGTTACCTTTTAAATGTGTACCCTGATGGCCTGACAGGGCAGGAACGGatggattacatgaagagaaaAACGAGAGAATATGACCAGCTAAAAAGTGAGTGGGCATCCAGGGTAAGCCCAGAGGATCTGGAGTTCATCCgaggaaatgttttaaaagacgtGCTTCGAACAGACCGAGCCCATCCGTATTACGCCGGTTCAGAGGACAGTCCACATTTGACCGCACTGACCAACCTCCTAACCACTTTTGCCATCACACACCCGCAG GTGTCTTATTGTCAAGGTATGAGTGATATTGCCTCTCCGATCCTTGCGGTCATGGACAATGAAGCACATGCGTTTATTTGCTTCTGTGGTATAATGAAGCGCCTAGAAGGCAACTTCCGCCCTGACGGCCAACTAATGTCTATTAAATTCCAACACCTTAAGTTGCTCTTGCAATACTCAGATCCTGAATTTTACACCTACCTAGTCTCCAAAGGTGCTGACGACCTCTTTTTTTGTTACCGCTGGCTGCTTCTCGAGCTAAAGCGGGAGTTCGCTTTTGATGATGCACTTAGGATGTTGGAGGTGACGTGGAGCTCTCTGCCTCCAGACCCACCGGAGACAGAGGTCGAGCTTCTTGGGCTACCGTTTGAAGAAGACGAGTCCCCGAATCATGAAGGCAGTTGCCCAAACTCAGAGAATGAAAAGCTGGAAAAAGAACAGACAGAGCAGCGTCGGCGACACATGCTGAGGCCGTCCCGAGAAGAGGCAGACGGGGAACGTAGTTTTAGCTTAGATGCAGAGAGTAGGGAAGAGAAGCCATCTAGTAGCGAGGACAAAGGAGTTTATGGTGGGAATTGTGTGGCGAAAACAGAAGGCTCAGCAACTCCTTTGGAGAAACAATCCAGTTTTGGAGAATTTAAGTACTACAGTGCACGAAACGAAGACAGTTTTGAAGCTAAAGAAAATGAATCATCAGATCCCACAATATCTTCAGTAATGTTTCAATCCACACATTCATTACCTCTGGCTGTCCGTCAATCCACAGACGACAGTGAGGATGATCCAGGTGAGAGGCAGCCTTTGATAAGCGAGAAAGACCAACTATCACCTTCTCAGACTGAGAAGAAAAGCTCTCTCAGTGGGCAAACAGATTCTCCCCTTCCTCCAACTTTACTGTCTTGGAAAAATGGCCCTCAGTTTTCTGCAACATCTCCTTTAATGACCAGCTGGAGGGCAATATGTTCTGATGTTCCAGGATCAAAGTCCATCCCCTCAGTGGGTAGTGCTGTATCTCCTGATAAGGTTTTGGGGAGATTTATGTCTTCAGCTGCTGTGTCTAATGGAACTGGTGTGCACTCACCATCAACCCCTACAGGGAAGTCGGCACTTTCCTCCCCATCCATGGGCAACAACCGCTCACTGCTGTCCTCCCCTGTGTTATCCTTTGCTAAATCTCCATCACAACCAAAACCATTCTCCAGCAACCTTTCATCCCCATGCAAACTTTCAGGAACTGGTGCGAATACTCCAACTACAGGTAAACCTGACCCTGGTAGTATTAAACCCTGttcccttcctcctcctcaagAGTTTGGGAAAGGAAATCCTTTCATGCTGTTCTTGTGCCTCTCCATCCTGTTGGAGCATCGTGaccatataattaaaaatagtttAGATTATAATGAGCTAGCCATGCATTTTGATCGCTTGGTCCGAAAGCACAACCTTAGTCGTATTCTTCAGCGTGCAAAGGCCCTGTTTGCTGATTACCTCCAGAGTGAAGTGTGGGACTCTGAGGAAGGTGATGAGGTCAGTTTAGACTCGCCAACCACAGCTGCCTCCTCACCACAAACACTCacaaaaaacagtttttctAACCTGCAGCCCTCAATGGCCTCCTCTCCGAACTCTACATATAATCTGGCCTCTACGATTCCTTCCCCTACCACCCCTAATGATCTCTCTCCCTCATCCTACAGATGA